From Mytilus edulis chromosome 9, xbMytEdul2.2, whole genome shotgun sequence, the proteins below share one genomic window:
- the LOC139489764 gene encoding folliculin-like gives MNAIIALCHFCEGHGPQVMFCTQPTHPKEQTELSHEEAAALLSNRVRSPSGDSPVSSKSEHTCEGCYSVKTGFVSHDNDAPISYISSKYPNPTQPEIYSLVRNACLRSLSGEVCPGNEGAIFFGNDQQGHVLSYTFQLKDNLARGFQRKYSIIVMMMDKIYLLNSWPFLVPHLKLLIEHLQGKAGKVYESEQSKCPQRAVRLKSSMAGNFLQQRGGNNPARSITELTKDKNIFKILHVAFVWILKACSNRITETLLEGPPTEDSIIDMEKQEETEEGFIKLFTKPANEVSDGDTTPSAEEKEIADIDTPPSELDSIHNLRLLLKVLGEGNFHLLTHHVVIGNQVILRGSYKETIKLILHALMILVPKGCCRPILHSTDYQESFRCNFLGLTADSSLPSHILTSEMFVLLVEMHLKDENDKPLNDNDFDKFEYSMASPTRLLEKAPTVLQKIEHALKNEKFSNGVMEQCLICLKEEWMNKVKVLYKFTKAGGSISEVDTQNLLHVVEAKAEDKPLLQFWTSGLSVSYRNHILTTSKAQH, from the exons ATGAATGCTATAATAGCACTTTGTCACTTCTGTGAGGGACATGGTCCACAAGTTATGTTTTGTACACAGCCTACACATCCAAAGGAGCAGACAGAATTATCACATGAGGAGGCTGCAGCGTTATTATCCAATCGAGTGAGATCACCATCTGGGGATTCACCGGTATCGTCTAAGTCTGAACATACATGTGag GGTTGTTACTCAGTAAAAACTGGATTTGTTAGCCATGATAATGATGCTCCAATCAGTTATATTAGCAGTAAATACCCTAACCCAACACAGCCTGAAATTTACAGCCTTGTGAGAAATGCATGCTTGAGGAGTCTTAGTGGTGAG GTATGTCCTGGTAACGAAGGAGCTATTTTCTTTGGTAATGATCAACAAGGACACGTTCTCAGTTATACTTTTCAGTTGAAGGACAATCTTGCTCGTGGTTTCCAACGGAAATATAGTATTATTGTTATGATGATGGATAAAATTTATTTACTTAATTCCTGGCCGTTTCTTGTTCCACATTTAAAACTTTTGATAGAACATTTGCAAGGAAAAGCAGGAAAAGTTTATGAATCGGAACAATCGAAATGTCCACAACGTGCGGTTCGATTAAAGTCCAGTATGGCAGGGAATTTTCTCCAGCAAAGGGGAGGTAATAACCCTGCTAGGTCAATAACGGAACTGActaaagataaaaatattttcaaaattttacatgtGGCATTTGTTTGGATATTAAAAGCATGTAGTAACAGAATCACAGAGACATTGCTTGAAGGACCACCAACAGAAGATTCTATCATCGACATGGAGAAACAAGAAG agACAGAAGAGGGTTTCATAAAATTATTTACCAAGCCAGCTAATGAAGTTAGTGATGGGGACACAACTCCGTCAGCAGAGGAAAAGGAGATTGCTGATATCGACACTCCACCATCTGAGCTGGATAGTATACATAACTTAAGACTATTGCTAAAG GTACTGGGTGAAGGTAACTTTCATCTTCTGACCCACCATGTTGTCATCGGCAACCAAGTTATCCTACGTGGTTCATACAAAGAAACCATCAAGTTGATTCTTCATGCTTTAATG ATTCTAGTACCTAAGGGTTGCTGTCGACCAATTCTTCACAGTACTGATTACCAGGAGTCATTCCGATGTAACTTCCTGGGACTGACAGCTGATAGTTCTCTACCTAGTCACATATTGACCTCAGAAATGTTTGTGTTATTAGTAGAAATGCACTTGAAAGATGAAAATGACAAGCCTTTAAATgataatgattttgataaatttgaatacaGCATGGCAAGTCCTACAAGGTTACTGGAGAAAG CACCAACTGTCTTACAAAAAATAGAACATGCTCTAAAGAATGAAAAATTCTCTAATGGAGTGATGGAGCAATGTTTGATCTGTCTCAAAGAAGAATGGATGAA caaAGTGAAAGTTTTATACAAATTCACAAAGGCAGGAGGGAGTATCTCAGAAGTTGACACACAGAATTTGTTACATGTTGTTGAAGCAAAAGCAGAAGATAAGCCACTACTCCAATTCTGGACATCAGGACTTAGTGTATCCTACAGGAATCACATCCTTACTACATCTAAAGCTCAACACTAA
- the LOC139488584 gene encoding proline-rich protein HaeIII subfamily 1-like isoform X2, translating into MIKKEREIDKDTVVAYHARVQNQIKNELNGLNLGPGRFPMFLAAMFYLGGLILGVIGVLVITLRHRHVYLISWNDQFLGPAFIVFFLLCVGMGTYMVLVALRRTNKYRRGLVFRPIGDYGVAVTHKSRLNYEHETKEQLKSGTTPHDSFKPLATYTAKNDKYGRPLNDGYDNRGYKTDPRGPPPQYSERPDRRGPPRNREEDRSRGDKPRGPPGDRYREDRNRPSGPDDRRRGPPGDRYGDDRDRRGPPRGPPRGPRDPNDPDRRGPPRDPRDPDRRGPPRDPERRGPPRGPPRDPRDPDRRRDPRDGERRRQEDRRRYDDDRDRRRPEKVVEAGEPLIEKPPLPQVGPRPPVPPADSVVFSDSADVSSESIL; encoded by the exons ATGATAAAGAAAGAACGTGAAATAGACAAGGACACCGTGGTGGCCTACCACGCAAGGgtccaaaatcaaataaaaaatgagcTGAATGGGCTCAACTTGGGCCCAGGTCGCTTTCCAATGTTCCTGGCCGCAATGTTTTATTTAGGTGGTTTAATATTGGGTGTGATCGGTGTTTTAGTGATCACCTTACGACATAGACACGTTTATCTCATTAGCTGGAATGACCAGTTCTTGGGGCCAGCATTTATTGTCTTTTTTCTGTTGTGTGTTGGAATGGGAACCTACATGGTTCTCGTAGCACTTAGGAGAACCAACAAATACAGGAGAGGACTTGTT TTTCGACCTATAGGAGATTATGGAGTTGCTGTTACACATAAAAGCAGGCTTAATTATGAGCATGAAACAAA AGAACAGTTGAAGTCTGGTACAACACCACATGACAGTTTCAAACCATTAGCTACTTAT ACTGCCAAAAATGATAAATATGGAAGACCTCTCAATGATGGTTACGACAATCGTGGATACAAAACTGATCCTCGGGGTCCACCTCCTCAATATTCAGAGAGACCAGATAGGAGAGGTCCACCCAGAAATAGGGAAGAGGATAGGTCTAGAGGAGATAAACCTAGAGGTCCACCTGGTGATAGATATAGAGAAGATAGAAATAGACCTTCGGGACCAGATGACAG ACGCAGAGGCCCTCCTGGTGATAGATATGGAGATGACAGAGACAGAAGAGGTCCACCTCGAGGCCCTCCAAGAGGGCCAAGAGATCCCAATGATCCAGATAGAAGAGGAC CTCCAAGAGACCCCAGAGATCCAGATCGAAGAGGACCTCCAAGAGATCCAGAGAGGAGAGGGCCTCCTAGAGGACCCCCAAGAGATCCCAGGGATCCAGACAGGAGAAGGGATCCTAGGGATGGTGAAAGGAGACGTCAAGAAGATCGTAGGAGATATGATGATGATCGTGACCGGCGTAGACCTGAGAAAGTGGTTGAAGCTGGTGAACCTCTGAT AGAAAAGCCTCCCTTGCCACAAGTAGGACCACGACCTCCAGTACCTCCAGCAGATTCTGTGGTGTTCAGTGACAGTGCCGATGTATCATCTGAGTCAATATTATAG
- the LOC139488584 gene encoding basic salivary proline-rich protein 2-like isoform X1: MIKKEREIDKDTVVAYHARVQNQIKNELNGLNLGPGRFPMFLAAMFYLGGLILGVIGVLVITLRHRHVYLISWNDQFLGPAFIVFFLLCVGMGTYMVLVALRRTNKYRRGLVFRPIGDYGVAVTHKSRLNYEHETKEQLKSGTTPHDSFKPLATYTAKNDKYGRPLNDGYDNRGYKTDPRGPPPQYSERPDRRGPPRNREEDRSRGDKPRGPPGDRYREDRNRPSGPDDRRRGPPGDRYGDDRDRRGPPRGPPRGPRDPNDPDRRGPPRDPNDPDRRGPPRDPRDPDRRGPPRDPERRGPPRGPPRDPRDPDRRRDPRDGERRRQEDRRRYDDDRDRRRPEKVVEAGEPLIEKPPLPQVGPRPPVPPADSVVFSDSADVSSESIL; this comes from the exons ATGATAAAGAAAGAACGTGAAATAGACAAGGACACCGTGGTGGCCTACCACGCAAGGgtccaaaatcaaataaaaaatgagcTGAATGGGCTCAACTTGGGCCCAGGTCGCTTTCCAATGTTCCTGGCCGCAATGTTTTATTTAGGTGGTTTAATATTGGGTGTGATCGGTGTTTTAGTGATCACCTTACGACATAGACACGTTTATCTCATTAGCTGGAATGACCAGTTCTTGGGGCCAGCATTTATTGTCTTTTTTCTGTTGTGTGTTGGAATGGGAACCTACATGGTTCTCGTAGCACTTAGGAGAACCAACAAATACAGGAGAGGACTTGTT TTTCGACCTATAGGAGATTATGGAGTTGCTGTTACACATAAAAGCAGGCTTAATTATGAGCATGAAACAAA AGAACAGTTGAAGTCTGGTACAACACCACATGACAGTTTCAAACCATTAGCTACTTAT ACTGCCAAAAATGATAAATATGGAAGACCTCTCAATGATGGTTACGACAATCGTGGATACAAAACTGATCCTCGGGGTCCACCTCCTCAATATTCAGAGAGACCAGATAGGAGAGGTCCACCCAGAAATAGGGAAGAGGATAGGTCTAGAGGAGATAAACCTAGAGGTCCACCTGGTGATAGATATAGAGAAGATAGAAATAGACCTTCGGGACCAGATGACAG ACGCAGAGGCCCTCCTGGTGATAGATATGGAGATGACAGAGACAGAAGAGGTCCACCTCGAGGCCCTCCAAGAGGGCCAAGAGATCCCAATGATCCAGATAGAAGAGGACCTCCAAGAGACCCCAATGATCCAGATAGAAGAGGACCTCCAAGAGACCCCAGAGATCCAGATCGAAGAGGACCTCCAAGAGATCCAGAGAGGAGAGGGCCTCCTAGAGGACCCCCAAGAGATCCCAGGGATCCAGACAGGAGAAGGGATCCTAGGGATGGTGAAAGGAGACGTCAAGAAGATCGTAGGAGATATGATGATGATCGTGACCGGCGTAGACCTGAGAAAGTGGTTGAAGCTGGTGAACCTCTGAT AGAAAAGCCTCCCTTGCCACAAGTAGGACCACGACCTCCAGTACCTCCAGCAGATTCTGTGGTGTTCAGTGACAGTGCCGATGTATCATCTGAGTCAATATTATAG